The Metabacillus litoralis genome contains a region encoding:
- the leuS gene encoding leucine--tRNA ligase, translated as MSFNHQEIEKKWQDYWLHNKTFKTTEDTEKPKFYALDMFPYPSGAGLHVGHPEGYTATDILSRMKRMQGYNVLHPMGWDAFGLPAEQYALDTGNDPAEFTKQNIDNFRRQIQALGFSYDWDREVNTTDPEYYKWTQWIFLQLYKKGLAYVDEVPVNWCPALGTVLANEEVIDGKSERGGHPVERRPMKQWMLKITAYADRLLEDLEDVDWPESIKDMQRNWIGRSEGAHVTFDIEGHNETFTVFTTRPDTLFGATYAVLAPEHSFIEKITTEDQKQAVEAYINEVKHKSDLERTELSKDKTGVFTGAYAINPVNGEKMPIWIADYVLVTYGTGAIMAVPAHDERDYEFAVKFDLPIKEVVSGGDVTKEAYTGEGEHVNSDFLNGLGKQEAIEKAIAWLEENKKGEKKVTYRLRDWLFSRQRYWGEPIPIIHWEDGTMSAVPEEELPLVLPKTTEIRPSGTGESPLAIIDEFVNVVDPVTGKKGRRETNTMPQWAGSCWYYLRYIDPKNSEALADDAKLKQWLPVDIYIGGAEHAVLHLLYARFWHKFLYDIGVVPTKEPFQKLFNQGMILGENNEKMSKSKGNVVNPDEIVSSHGADTLRLYEMFMGPLEASIAWSTTGLDGARRFLDRVWRLFIEENGELSPKVVDEASDALERVYHQTVKKVSEDLEGLRFNTAISQLMVFINEAYKQTVLPKEYVEGVVKLLSPIAPHLAEELWSKLGHSSTISYEAWPTFDEAKLVENEVEIVVQVNGKVRAKLLVAKDVTKEQLEQIALEDDRVKEHVEGKTIRKVIAVPGKLVNIVAN; from the coding sequence ATGAGCTTCAATCATCAAGAGATTGAAAAGAAATGGCAAGATTATTGGTTACATAATAAAACATTTAAAACAACAGAAGATACAGAAAAACCGAAGTTCTATGCATTGGACATGTTCCCATATCCATCAGGAGCGGGTCTCCATGTAGGACATCCTGAAGGATATACAGCAACAGACATTTTATCTCGTATGAAACGTATGCAAGGGTATAATGTTCTTCATCCGATGGGATGGGATGCATTTGGTTTACCTGCTGAACAGTATGCGCTTGATACAGGGAATGACCCAGCTGAATTTACAAAGCAAAACATTGATAACTTCAGAAGACAAATCCAAGCACTAGGGTTTTCATATGATTGGGATCGTGAAGTTAACACAACAGACCCTGAATACTACAAATGGACTCAATGGATCTTTTTGCAGCTTTATAAAAAAGGTTTGGCATATGTAGATGAAGTACCTGTAAACTGGTGCCCTGCGTTAGGTACCGTTTTAGCAAATGAGGAAGTTATTGATGGGAAAAGTGAGCGTGGAGGTCATCCAGTTGAGCGACGCCCAATGAAGCAGTGGATGCTGAAAATTACAGCATATGCTGATCGTCTTCTTGAAGACTTAGAGGACGTTGACTGGCCAGAAAGCATCAAAGATATGCAACGTAACTGGATCGGTCGTTCTGAAGGTGCTCATGTAACATTTGATATTGAAGGACATAATGAAACATTTACTGTTTTCACAACACGTCCTGATACATTATTTGGTGCAACATACGCTGTTTTAGCTCCAGAGCATTCTTTTATTGAAAAAATTACGACTGAGGATCAAAAACAAGCAGTTGAGGCTTATATTAACGAAGTAAAACATAAAAGTGATTTAGAGCGTACAGAGCTTTCAAAAGATAAAACAGGCGTATTTACAGGTGCTTATGCTATTAACCCTGTAAACGGTGAAAAAATGCCAATTTGGATTGCAGATTATGTACTTGTAACTTACGGTACTGGTGCGATTATGGCAGTTCCTGCACATGATGAGCGCGACTATGAATTTGCTGTAAAGTTTGATCTTCCGATTAAAGAAGTTGTAAGCGGTGGAGACGTGACGAAGGAAGCGTACACTGGTGAAGGTGAACACGTTAACTCCGATTTCTTAAATGGACTTGGTAAACAAGAAGCAATTGAAAAAGCGATCGCATGGCTTGAAGAAAACAAAAAAGGCGAAAAGAAAGTAACCTACCGTCTTCGTGACTGGTTATTCAGCCGTCAACGTTATTGGGGTGAGCCAATTCCAATTATTCATTGGGAAGATGGTACAATGTCAGCCGTTCCGGAAGAAGAACTTCCACTTGTATTACCAAAAACAACAGAAATTAGACCATCTGGAACAGGGGAATCTCCACTTGCAATTATTGATGAATTTGTAAATGTTGTTGATCCTGTAACAGGTAAAAAAGGTCGTCGTGAAACAAATACAATGCCGCAATGGGCTGGAAGCTGCTGGTATTATTTACGTTATATTGACCCGAAAAATAGCGAGGCTCTTGCAGATGATGCAAAATTAAAGCAATGGCTGCCTGTTGATATTTACATCGGAGGAGCTGAGCACGCTGTACTTCATTTACTGTACGCTCGCTTCTGGCATAAATTTTTATATGATATTGGTGTTGTGCCAACAAAAGAGCCATTCCAGAAGCTCTTTAACCAAGGGATGATTCTTGGTGAAAACAATGAGAAAATGAGTAAATCAAAAGGAAATGTTGTGAATCCTGATGAGATTGTTTCATCACATGGTGCAGACACGCTTCGTCTTTATGAAATGTTTATGGGACCATTAGAAGCATCAATCGCTTGGTCAACAACAGGTCTTGACGGAGCAAGACGTTTCTTAGATCGCGTATGGCGTCTGTTCATTGAAGAGAATGGTGAATTAAGTCCGAAGGTTGTTGATGAAGCAAGCGATGCGCTTGAACGCGTTTATCATCAAACGGTCAAAAAAGTATCAGAAGATTTGGAAGGACTGCGCTTCAACACAGCTATTTCACAGCTGATGGTCTTCATTAATGAAGCATACAAACAAACAGTGCTTCCGAAAGAGTATGTAGAGGGTGTTGTGAAGCTTCTATCACCAATCGCCCCTCATTTAGCTGAAGAGCTATGGAGCAAATTAGGTCACAGTAGCACAATTTCTTATGAAGCTTGGCCGACATTTGACGAAGCGAAACTTGTTGAAAATGAAGTAGAGATCGTTGTTCAGGTAAACGGAAAAGTCCGTGCAAAGCTTTTAGTAGCAAAAGATGTTACAAAAGAACAGTTAGAACAAATTGCATTAGAAGACGATCGTGTGAAAGAACATGTAGAAGGAAAAACAATACGAAAAGTAATTGCCGTACCTGGTAAGCTTGTGAATATTGTGGCGAACTAG
- a CDS encoding MDR family MFS transporter → MPRSLWLLVIGMMINVTGASFLWPLNTIYIHEHLGKSLTLAGIVLMLNAAAGVIGNLVGGVLFDKIGGYKSILIGIIITLVSIVILMFNHSWPVYMYLLIFIGFGSGIVFPATYALAGTVWPEGGRKAFNSIYVAQNVGVAAGASLGGIVASISFNYIFVANAALYAVFFFVAFFGYRNIDGASAKQTSILNEKTAIKSRHKFTALIILCTGYLLCWVGYVQWPSTISSYTQTLNIPISQYSLLWTINGAMIVLGQPLISMFVKRFAKTLKRQMVIGFVVFMFSFVIALFAEQFTGFLVAMVILTIGEMLVWPAVPTIANDLAPEGRQGFYQGFVNSTATGGRMIGPILGGVIADYYNMNLLFMIIITLLAVGIFTTFIYDKKLNAVIEKKRSQAPDVYGV, encoded by the coding sequence ATGCCACGCTCTTTATGGTTACTTGTAATTGGTATGATGATTAATGTTACCGGAGCTTCATTCTTATGGCCGTTAAACACGATCTATATCCATGAACATCTAGGTAAGTCTTTAACTTTAGCTGGGATTGTTCTCATGCTTAATGCTGCTGCAGGTGTAATAGGAAATCTTGTTGGTGGAGTTTTGTTTGACAAAATTGGTGGCTATAAATCCATCTTAATAGGTATCATCATTACTTTAGTTTCAATTGTCATTTTGATGTTTAATCATAGCTGGCCAGTTTATATGTACTTGCTAATCTTTATTGGATTCGGTTCAGGTATTGTTTTTCCTGCTACATATGCTCTAGCCGGAACTGTTTGGCCAGAAGGTGGTAGGAAAGCCTTTAACTCTATATATGTAGCACAAAATGTTGGTGTTGCAGCAGGAGCTTCGTTAGGAGGAATTGTTGCTTCCATCTCATTTAATTATATATTTGTAGCAAATGCAGCTTTGTATGCTGTTTTTTTCTTTGTAGCATTCTTCGGGTATCGAAATATTGATGGAGCAAGTGCAAAGCAAACCTCGATTTTAAATGAAAAAACAGCTATAAAAAGTCGTCATAAGTTTACGGCTTTAATTATTTTGTGTACGGGTTATTTACTATGCTGGGTTGGTTATGTTCAATGGCCTTCAACAATCTCTTCTTACACTCAAACCCTAAATATTCCTATAAGTCAATACAGTCTTTTATGGACAATTAACGGTGCGATGATTGTGTTAGGTCAGCCACTTATTTCCATGTTTGTGAAACGTTTTGCTAAAACATTAAAAAGACAAATGGTCATTGGATTTGTTGTGTTTATGTTTTCTTTTGTGATTGCTTTGTTTGCAGAGCAATTTACTGGATTTCTTGTTGCTATGGTTATTTTAACAATAGGAGAAATGCTTGTTTGGCCAGCGGTTCCTACAATTGCAAATGATTTAGCTCCTGAAGGAAGACAAGGCTTTTATCAAGGATTTGTTAATAGTACAGCAACAGGTGGTAGAATGATTGGCCCTATACTTGGGGGTGTAATCGCAGACTACTACAATATGAACCTCTTATTTATGATTATTATTACTTTATTAGCAGTTGGTATCTTTACTACTTTCATTTATGATAAAAAGCTTAATGCTGTTATTGAAAAGAAAAGGTCTCAGGCACCCGATGTTTACGGGGTCTAA
- a CDS encoding pseudouridine synthase gives MRIDKLLANIGFGSRKEVKQLLKTGAVKVEGEPIKDPKTHVDPDHQHITVNEEKVEYKEFVYLLMNKPAGYLSATEDEYQETVIDLLEMEDAVYQPFPVGRLDKDTEGLLLLTNDGQLSHQLLSPKKHVPKTYYADILGEVTEEDIESFKNGVTLDDGYVTKPAKLEILTAGNQSTIHITITEGKFHQVKRMFESVGKKVTYLKRISMGPIVLDEDELKIGEYRDLTEEEIEALRNAKPIEL, from the coding sequence ATGAGAATTGATAAACTATTAGCAAATATCGGCTTTGGAAGCCGAAAAGAAGTAAAACAATTACTTAAGACAGGAGCTGTAAAAGTTGAAGGAGAACCAATAAAGGATCCAAAAACACATGTGGATCCTGATCATCAACACATTACAGTAAATGAAGAAAAAGTTGAATACAAAGAATTCGTTTACTTACTAATGAATAAGCCGGCAGGATATTTATCCGCAACAGAAGATGAGTATCAAGAAACAGTCATTGATTTACTGGAAATGGAAGACGCTGTTTATCAACCGTTTCCAGTTGGTCGTCTTGATAAAGATACGGAAGGGCTATTGCTTTTGACGAACGATGGACAGCTTTCACATCAACTGCTGTCTCCTAAAAAACATGTTCCAAAAACTTATTATGCAGACATATTAGGTGAAGTAACTGAAGAGGACATCGAGTCCTTTAAGAATGGTGTGACATTGGATGATGGTTATGTAACAAAGCCTGCTAAACTTGAAATTCTAACAGCGGGGAATCAATCGACCATTCATATTACCATAACAGAAGGTAAATTCCATCAAGTAAAACGTATGTTTGAATCTGTTGGAAAAAAAGTAACATATTTAAAAAGAATATCGATGGGACCAATTGTTTTAGATGAGGATGAACTTAAAATAGGAGAATATCGCGATCTAACAGAGGAAGAAATAGAGGCATTAAGAAATGCTAAACCGATAGAATTATAA
- a CDS encoding putative polysaccharide biosynthesis protein: protein MSNNLLRGTFVLTLGTYISRILGMIYLIPFAAMVGTTGGGLFHAGYAQYTIFLSVATAGFPAAVSKFVSKYNALGDYQTSRRMFKAGILVMLITGLLAFAILYMLAPWFAIAALAERELNGVTVEDATLVIRMVSIALIVVPLMSLIRGFFQGHQSMGPTAVSQVVEQLVRIVFLLVSTYIVMNVLNGGLVLAVGYATFAAFVGAVGGLVVLFIYWVKRKGTLLAMQDNPIQAEPMPLGRMFKEVFRYAGPFVFVGLAIPIYNYIDTLTFNRAMLSTGNEQSYTMDMFSVLLLYVPKLVMIPVSLATAFGLTLIPTITESFSNNNRGLLHKQIDQTLQVIMLLVLPAVIGLSVLAGPAYNVFYAGTSEEIGKHILMWYAPVALLFSLFTVNAAILQGINKQKLAVISLVIGLIVKLSLNVTLIELYEGVGSIIATAAGYIVSLIYGFAMIKRHAGYSFRLLIKRSLLITILCIFMGLVVSVVFSILSIFINYSDSRMNAVIVVGIAVAIGGATYAYLTYRSHLLEKLLGNRLNRFLPRKKRSVE, encoded by the coding sequence ATGTCTAATAATTTGTTACGAGGAACGTTCGTATTAACATTAGGTACATACATATCAAGAATTTTAGGAATGATTTATTTAATTCCTTTTGCAGCGATGGTGGGAACAACTGGTGGAGGATTGTTTCATGCAGGATATGCACAATATACAATTTTCTTAAGCGTTGCAACAGCAGGGTTTCCAGCAGCTGTATCTAAATTTGTTTCAAAATATAATGCTTTAGGAGATTACCAAACGAGCCGAAGGATGTTTAAGGCAGGCATACTTGTTATGCTCATAACTGGCTTACTTGCTTTTGCTATCTTATATATGCTGGCACCATGGTTTGCAATTGCAGCACTTGCTGAAAGAGAGCTTAATGGAGTAACAGTTGAAGATGCAACTCTCGTCATCAGAATGGTGAGCATTGCGCTTATTGTTGTTCCGCTAATGAGCTTAATAAGGGGCTTCTTTCAGGGGCATCAATCTATGGGACCTACAGCAGTTTCACAGGTTGTTGAACAGCTTGTCAGAATTGTCTTTTTGTTAGTTTCAACTTACATCGTGATGAATGTATTAAATGGTGGACTTGTTTTGGCAGTTGGCTATGCTACATTTGCTGCGTTTGTTGGAGCAGTAGGCGGGTTAGTTGTTTTGTTTATCTATTGGGTGAAACGAAAGGGTACACTCTTAGCTATGCAGGACAATCCAATTCAAGCTGAACCAATGCCACTCGGCAGAATGTTTAAGGAAGTATTTCGTTATGCAGGACCATTTGTTTTTGTTGGATTGGCAATCCCCATTTACAATTACATCGACACGTTGACTTTTAACCGTGCAATGTTAAGTACTGGAAATGAACAGTCATATACAATGGATATGTTTTCTGTGTTACTTCTTTATGTGCCAAAATTAGTGATGATTCCAGTATCATTAGCTACAGCCTTTGGATTAACACTGATTCCAACTATTACAGAGTCTTTCTCAAATAATAATCGGGGCTTACTACATAAACAGATTGATCAAACTTTACAGGTGATTATGTTACTTGTTTTACCTGCTGTGATTGGTCTTTCTGTTTTAGCCGGACCAGCCTATAATGTGTTCTACGCGGGAACATCAGAAGAAATTGGGAAGCATATTCTAATGTGGTATGCCCCTGTAGCTTTACTTTTCTCTCTTTTTACAGTGAATGCAGCGATCTTACAAGGTATTAATAAACAAAAGCTTGCGGTGATTAGCTTAGTCATAGGCTTAATTGTGAAGCTTTCCTTAAATGTTACGTTAATTGAGCTTTATGAAGGAGTAGGCTCAATTATCGCAACTGCAGCAGGCTACATTGTATCGTTAATCTATGGGTTTGCGATGATTAAACGCCATGCAGGTTATTCCTTTAGACTCCTAATTAAGAGGTCGTTATTAATTACAATACTGTGTATCTTTATGGGGCTTGTTGTTTCCGTGGTATTTTCTATACTAAGTATTTTTATTAATTACTCAGATAGTCGTATGAATGCTGTTATTGTTGTTGGAATTGCCGTCGCAATTGGTGGAGCAACATATGCCTACTTAACATATCGATCTCATTTGTTAGAAAAATTATTAGGAAACCGTTTAAACCGTTTTTTACCAAGAAAAAAACGATCAGTTGAATAG
- a CDS encoding GNAT family N-acetyltransferase yields MEITIRFSEEKDFEKLIELDHRVWDAATTPADIVWSSIDEFRERNPEGSQIVAIVNGDVAGYLGYHAPTPLKTNQHVMEIDIAVDKMYQGMGIGKKLLDKAIELGKERGNTKVSLRVLSTNKGALVFYKKCGFIEQGRLIKEFYIDGNYVDDVLMYRLIE; encoded by the coding sequence ATGGAGATCACCATTCGTTTTTCAGAAGAAAAGGATTTTGAAAAGTTAATAGAGTTAGATCATCGTGTATGGGATGCTGCAACAACACCTGCTGATATTGTATGGAGCTCTATTGACGAATTTAGAGAAAGAAATCCTGAAGGCAGTCAAATTGTTGCAATTGTAAATGGAGACGTTGCCGGGTATTTAGGGTATCACGCTCCTACTCCTTTAAAAACCAATCAACATGTGATGGAAATTGATATAGCTGTAGACAAAATGTACCAAGGAATGGGAATTGGCAAAAAGCTGTTGGACAAAGCAATAGAGCTTGGAAAGGAAAGAGGAAACACGAAGGTGTCACTACGTGTTTTGTCTACCAATAAAGGGGCGTTAGTCTTTTATAAAAAATGCGGCTTTATTGAGCAAGGTAGATTAATAAAAGAGTTTTACATAGACGGGAATTATGTGGACGATGTTTTAATGTATAGGCTAATAGAGTAA
- a CDS encoding ABC transporter permease, whose protein sequence is MRGRKIWWRRLKQDWLYQFNIIRTVFDWTIIVYLLIPFLAFLGITYYSWWNSLPDWLEGVPYEALFLSCFLLCWQGTIRTFMEEADQLTLLQFSKIMTEIRYIGVIYSWILLLLKWLLLFVWLYPLLNHYDDLTFYQLLVTSLFFFSLNLLLTTYKQVVYKFEFWKKLIIELVVTCFILILCFAIIFKPIHPLIIGIALIFFCLSLWQVKGYQSQIKTFYDDVEKEQRNKVKYIKFMFTVNPEVTMPQVKKQKKRSRILWRNSARIFQKRSPENGVTELFMKSFLRDKGNLLQYFQVISITSAIIFTTPIWIKWLVTIVFYFFFREWIVLMFKEIVKQNPYLSADYGEKEYMFIAQKKCENRFVYPGVCLVILIASLSTVIAILL, encoded by the coding sequence ATGAGAGGAAGAAAAATTTGGTGGAGACGCTTGAAACAAGATTGGCTTTATCAATTTAACATTATTCGTACGGTTTTTGATTGGACGATCATTGTTTATCTTCTTATCCCATTCTTGGCTTTTTTAGGCATAACCTATTACTCCTGGTGGAACTCGTTGCCTGATTGGCTTGAGGGAGTGCCGTATGAAGCTCTTTTTCTTAGTTGTTTTTTGTTGTGTTGGCAAGGTACCATTCGAACGTTTATGGAAGAAGCTGATCAACTTACACTATTACAATTTTCAAAGATTATGACGGAAATAAGGTATATCGGGGTCATTTACTCTTGGATCCTACTACTTCTTAAGTGGTTACTACTTTTTGTTTGGTTATATCCGTTATTAAACCATTACGATGATCTAACTTTTTATCAGTTACTTGTTACTTCTCTATTCTTTTTTAGTTTAAATTTATTACTTACAACTTACAAACAAGTTGTTTACAAGTTTGAATTTTGGAAGAAGCTGATCATTGAATTAGTTGTTACTTGTTTCATTTTGATTTTGTGTTTTGCTATTATCTTTAAGCCTATTCATCCGTTAATTATAGGGATTGCTCTCATTTTTTTCTGCTTATCATTATGGCAAGTGAAGGGATATCAATCTCAAATAAAAACATTCTATGATGATGTTGAAAAAGAACAAAGAAATAAAGTGAAATATATAAAGTTTATGTTTACTGTGAATCCAGAAGTCACAATGCCACAGGTAAAAAAGCAAAAGAAAAGGTCTCGGATATTATGGAGGAATTCCGCAAGAATTTTTCAGAAAAGATCACCTGAAAATGGGGTAACAGAACTGTTTATGAAATCATTTCTTCGTGATAAAGGGAATCTACTACAATATTTTCAGGTTATATCTATTACATCAGCTATCATATTCACTACACCTATATGGATAAAATGGTTAGTAACAATCGTCTTTTACTTTTTCTTTAGAGAATGGATTGTACTGATGTTTAAAGAAATAGTAAAACAGAACCCATATCTGTCAGCTGACTATGGAGAAAAGGAGTATATGTTTATTGCCCAGAAAAAATGTGAAAACCGATTTGTTTACCCAGGTGTTTGCCTCGTAATCTTAATAGCTAGCTTATCAACAGTGATTGCTATTTTATTATAG
- a CDS encoding ABC transporter ATP-binding protein, producing MSILAVKIEEAGYEEKAPVIQGIDFHLHKGEWIGLIGPNGAGKSTTIKTLLGVMEYVKGEIYKQPCSRYAYIPEKPIFYDYLTLWEHLDLLAAVNGINDRILVERANLYLHAFKMEKVKHEMPSTFSKGMQQKVMIIQALVLQPDYYIVDEPFIGLDPSATKMFLTVMEEEQNRGAAILMSTHVLDTAEKICDRFLLVSGGTMVAQGTIEEIQASTGLPGASLLDCFNKVEEGR from the coding sequence ATGAGTATTTTAGCAGTGAAAATTGAAGAAGCAGGGTATGAAGAAAAAGCTCCTGTTATTCAGGGAATTGATTTTCATTTACATAAAGGAGAATGGATTGGTTTAATCGGTCCGAATGGTGCAGGTAAAAGTACAACAATCAAGACTCTCTTAGGTGTAATGGAATATGTGAAAGGAGAGATATACAAGCAACCATGTAGTAGGTATGCATATATACCTGAAAAACCTATCTTCTATGATTATTTAACCTTGTGGGAGCATTTGGACCTCCTAGCTGCAGTTAATGGAATCAATGATAGGATTTTAGTTGAAAGAGCTAATCTCTACTTACATGCTTTTAAAATGGAAAAAGTAAAACATGAGATGCCATCCACCTTTTCCAAAGGAATGCAGCAAAAAGTAATGATTATACAAGCTCTTGTATTACAACCTGATTATTATATTGTTGATGAGCCTTTTATAGGTCTTGATCCGAGTGCTACTAAAATGTTTTTAACTGTTATGGAAGAAGAACAAAATCGCGGTGCCGCTATCTTAATGTCAACTCACGTGTTGGACACGGCTGAAAAAATATGTGATCGGTTTTTACTCGTATCAGGGGGAACAATGGTTGCTCAAGGAACAATTGAGGAAATTCAGGCAAGTACAGGCCTTCCAGGTGCTTCTTTACTTGATTGCTTCAATAAAGTTGAGGAAGGCAGGTAA
- a CDS encoding sporulation protein Cse60 — protein sequence MLKVALFDEEHEKDLEEEINGFLADLGENQVRDIKFSVSVSIDEDGEQIYCYSALVIYREK from the coding sequence ATGTTAAAAGTGGCGCTTTTTGATGAAGAACACGAAAAAGATTTAGAAGAAGAAATCAATGGGTTTCTAGCAGACCTCGGAGAAAATCAGGTTAGAGATATAAAATTCAGCGTATCAGTATCCATAGACGAGGATGGAGAACAAATCTATTGTTACTCAGCACTTGTTATTTACCGGGAAAAGTAA
- a CDS encoding DeoR family transcriptional regulator codes for MKPSTNRMLTRIKSVYMFINERGTVTTQQLVDEFGITSRTIQRDLNVLAYNDLVHSPTRGKWATTKKKVKMSS; via the coding sequence TTGAAACCTTCAACAAACCGTATGCTAACCAGAATCAAATCAGTCTACATGTTTATTAATGAGCGGGGAACTGTGACGACACAGCAACTCGTTGACGAATTTGGTATAACATCAAGAACCATACAACGTGATTTAAATGTGTTAGCATATAACGATTTGGTTCACAGCCCTACAAGAGGTAAATGGGCCACTACAAAGAAGAAAGTTAAGATGTCTTCGTAA
- a CDS encoding rhodanese-like domain-containing protein, producing MSEFKEISPEEVQKRLENGEKLELIDVREDEEVEAGMIPQAKHIRMNDIPEHLDALDKDKETIYICRSGGRSGNVCAYLQDKGYDVVNMTGGMLDYKGETKPKSQLA from the coding sequence ATGTCAGAATTTAAAGAAATTTCTCCTGAAGAGGTACAAAAAAGATTAGAAAATGGGGAAAAACTTGAGCTAATAGATGTTCGTGAAGACGAAGAAGTAGAAGCAGGCATGATTCCGCAAGCGAAGCATATTCGTATGAATGATATTCCGGAGCATTTAGATGCACTTGATAAAGATAAAGAAACGATTTACATTTGTCGCTCAGGTGGAAGAAGCGGAAATGTTTGTGCTTATTTACAAGACAAAGGATACGATGTTGTTAACATGACTGGTGGCATGCTTGATTATAAAGGTGAAACAAAGCCAAAGAGTCAGCTAGCGTAA
- a CDS encoding NAD(P)/FAD-dependent oxidoreductase has protein sequence MKYDVVVIGGGPSGLMASIAAGEKGARVLLLDKGNKLGRKLAISGGGRCNVTNRLPIDEIIKHIPGNGRFLYSAFSEFSNEDIIRFFENLGIQLKEEDHGRMFPVTDKAQSVVDALISELKRLNVEIRTNEPVKDVIYDEEKVTSIVLVNGETIITKAVVLAVGGKSVPHTGSTGDGYAWAENAGHTITELFPTEVPITSNEPFIQEKALQGLSLRDVALSVLNPKGKTIITHKMDMIFTHFGISGPAVLRCSQYVVKAMKKFKTNAVTVSIDALPDQNEEQLFQSIVKDLKQDSKKAIKNVLKGLLPERYLLFLLEKNQIDTLVTYDNLSNEKLRSFVKDCKQFQFQVHGTLSIEKAFVTGGGVSVKEIHPKEMSSRLKAGLYFCGEILDIHGYTGGYNITSALVTGRLAGTNAALYSKE, from the coding sequence ATGAAATATGATGTAGTTGTAATTGGTGGCGGTCCTTCAGGATTAATGGCTTCCATTGCTGCAGGAGAAAAAGGAGCTCGTGTACTTCTTTTAGATAAAGGAAATAAACTAGGAAGAAAGCTTGCCATATCAGGTGGTGGTCGCTGTAATGTAACAAATCGATTGCCAATAGATGAGATTATTAAACATATACCCGGAAATGGCCGTTTTTTATATAGTGCTTTCTCTGAATTCAGCAATGAAGATATTATCCGTTTTTTTGAAAATCTAGGTATTCAATTAAAAGAAGAAGATCATGGTCGAATGTTTCCCGTCACGGACAAAGCGCAATCAGTCGTTGATGCACTAATAAGTGAATTAAAGCGATTAAACGTGGAAATACGTACAAATGAACCTGTAAAAGATGTGATATACGATGAGGAAAAGGTAACAAGCATTGTACTAGTTAACGGTGAAACAATTATAACAAAAGCAGTTGTACTAGCTGTTGGTGGAAAAAGCGTACCACATACTGGGAGTACAGGTGATGGATATGCCTGGGCTGAAAATGCCGGACATACGATTACCGAATTGTTTCCGACTGAAGTGCCTATTACCTCGAATGAACCATTTATCCAGGAGAAAGCTCTACAAGGACTTTCTTTACGTGATGTGGCACTCAGTGTCCTTAATCCAAAAGGAAAAACAATTATTACCCATAAAATGGATATGATTTTCACTCACTTCGGAATATCCGGTCCAGCTGTATTAAGATGTAGTCAATATGTGGTCAAGGCTATGAAAAAGTTCAAAACAAATGCCGTTACTGTCAGTATTGATGCCCTGCCTGATCAAAATGAGGAACAGCTTTTTCAATCAATTGTTAAAGATTTAAAACAGGATTCAAAAAAAGCGATAAAAAACGTGTTAAAAGGATTGCTACCTGAACGTTACTTACTCTTTTTGTTAGAAAAAAATCAAATTGATACGTTAGTTACGTATGATAATCTATCAAATGAAAAATTGCGCTCTTTCGTAAAAGATTGCAAGCAATTTCAATTTCAGGTCCATGGTACACTATCAATTGAGAAAGCCTTTGTAACTGGAGGTGGTGTATCAGTAAAAGAAATTCACCCGAAGGAAATGTCATCAAGACTAAAAGCGGGATTATATTTCTGTGGTGAGATACTAGATATACACGGTTACACAGGTGGCTATAATATTACGTCAGCTTTAGTAACCGGGCGTCTTGCTGGAACAAATGCTGCTCTTTACTCTAAAGAATAA